The Sorangiineae bacterium MSr11367 genome window below encodes:
- a CDS encoding polysaccharide deacetylase family protein, translating to MKLCAVSVDLDEIPNYFRIHGLAEPGPLSRHAVYDVAIDRLLAMAAAGGMPLTLFAIGSDLARPESATKLRHAREAGHEMANHTLDHRYDLTRLERAEIAHQIGAGADAIERATGERPVGFRAPGYTISDQVFSVLRELEVLYDSSVFPCPAYYAAKAAALGLIRLRGRTSHSVLDTPRVLTAPVQPYRAGVPYWKPAQEGLLELPIQVTRGLRLPVIGTSITLAGPARARMLARMCVGMPLVNLELHGIDVLDAGDGLDALLPYQPDVRVSRERKLESLHAAFDTLRNAGYSFVTLREAAAAFS from the coding sequence GTGAAGCTCTGCGCGGTCAGCGTGGATCTCGACGAGATCCCGAATTACTTCCGAATCCACGGGCTCGCGGAGCCGGGCCCGTTGTCGAGGCATGCTGTCTACGACGTCGCCATCGATCGCTTGCTCGCGATGGCGGCCGCAGGCGGCATGCCTTTGACTTTGTTTGCCATCGGCTCCGATCTGGCGCGCCCCGAGTCGGCCACCAAGCTTCGCCACGCGCGCGAAGCCGGCCACGAGATGGCCAACCACACGCTGGATCATCGTTACGATTTGACGCGCCTCGAGCGCGCGGAGATTGCGCACCAGATTGGCGCCGGCGCCGACGCCATCGAGCGGGCCACCGGCGAGCGGCCCGTGGGCTTTCGGGCGCCGGGCTACACCATCTCCGACCAAGTGTTCTCCGTGCTGCGCGAGCTCGAGGTGCTCTACGACTCCTCGGTGTTCCCGTGTCCCGCGTACTACGCGGCGAAGGCCGCGGCGCTGGGGTTGATCCGGTTGCGCGGGCGCACGAGCCACTCGGTGCTGGACACGCCGCGCGTGCTCACCGCACCGGTGCAGCCATACCGGGCCGGCGTTCCCTATTGGAAGCCGGCGCAGGAGGGGCTTCTCGAGCTGCCCATTCAGGTGACGCGCGGCCTTCGGCTGCCGGTCATCGGCACGTCGATCACGCTGGCAGGGCCGGCGCGTGCGCGCATGCTGGCGCGCATGTGCGTCGGGATGCCGCTGGTCAACCTGGAGCTTCACGGCATCGACGTGCTCGATGCAGGCGACGGGCTCGATGCGCTGCTGCCGTACCAGCCCGACGTGCGCGTGAGCCGGGAGCGAAAGCTCGAATCGCTCCACGCGGCGTTCGATACGCTGCGCAACGCCGGTTACTCGTTCGTGACGTTGCGCGAAGCCGCGGCTGCGTTTTCCTGA
- a CDS encoding DoxX family protein, whose translation MNNVIAEGVANHDGAAPNSSASSAQRYLVPVGRVFFSLIFLMSGPNHFSAQAIGYAAAAGVPLASVAVPLSGIIAFVGGLSIALGYKAKWGAWLIALFLVPVTISLHNFWAFTDPMQQQIHMAMFMKNISMLGAALFITQVGSGPLSLDARKK comes from the coding sequence ATGAACAACGTCATCGCAGAAGGCGTCGCGAACCACGACGGCGCCGCGCCGAACTCGAGTGCCTCGAGTGCACAGCGCTACCTCGTTCCGGTGGGCCGCGTGTTCTTCTCTCTGATTTTCCTCATGTCGGGCCCGAACCATTTCTCGGCGCAGGCCATTGGCTATGCGGCCGCGGCCGGCGTTCCGCTCGCAAGCGTCGCGGTGCCGCTCTCGGGCATCATCGCCTTCGTCGGTGGCCTCAGCATTGCGCTCGGCTACAAGGCCAAGTGGGGCGCGTGGCTGATTGCCCTCTTCCTCGTGCCGGTGACCATCTCGCTGCACAATTTCTGGGCGTTCACCGACCCGATGCAGCAGCAGATCCACATGGCCATGTTCATGAAAAACATCTCCATGCTCGGCGCCGCGCTCTTCATCACGCAAGTCGGCTCCGGGCCGCTCAGCCTGGACGCACGCAAGAAGTAG
- a CDS encoding LysR substrate-binding domain-containing protein, protein MLDLRAFCLVADLRSLTAASHLLGESKATVSRRIARLEQSLDVSLLRRSPRLVEPTDDGVAYRQRVGQILELLGDANTAVRQSHAAPSGKLRVTAPPEFGSVLAPHIAAFNRRFPEVLLDLVIAQKILDFESEHLDVAFRVHAKLPDSPLIAHKLFDIEGATVASPAYFAEMPSPRQPADLTKHRVVLMQYECSHHPLPFQRADGKGPITEIRLQPSIAASDMNFVKELALAGAGIAVLPINSVRRELEEGTLVWVLKSYRLFGAAIYLMHQGGRFLPPKVRAFRDFVLDAFAAKGRRVNGR, encoded by the coding sequence GTGTTGGACCTGCGCGCCTTCTGCTTGGTGGCCGATTTGCGGTCGCTCACGGCCGCGTCGCACCTTCTCGGGGAGAGCAAAGCCACGGTGAGCCGGCGCATTGCGCGCCTCGAGCAATCGCTCGACGTGTCGCTCTTGCGGCGCAGTCCGCGCCTGGTGGAGCCCACGGACGACGGTGTGGCCTACCGTCAGCGCGTGGGGCAGATCCTCGAGCTGCTCGGCGACGCCAACACGGCGGTGCGTCAGTCGCACGCGGCGCCGAGCGGCAAGCTGCGCGTCACGGCGCCGCCCGAATTCGGCAGCGTGCTCGCGCCGCACATTGCGGCGTTCAACCGGCGCTTTCCCGAGGTGCTTCTCGATTTGGTCATCGCGCAGAAGATTCTCGACTTCGAGAGCGAACACCTCGACGTCGCGTTCCGCGTGCACGCGAAGCTGCCGGACTCGCCGCTCATCGCGCACAAGCTGTTCGACATCGAGGGCGCCACCGTGGCCTCGCCGGCCTACTTCGCCGAAATGCCTTCGCCCCGGCAGCCCGCCGACCTGACCAAGCACCGCGTCGTGTTGATGCAGTACGAATGCTCGCATCATCCCTTGCCGTTTCAACGGGCAGACGGCAAAGGGCCCATCACGGAGATTCGCCTGCAGCCGAGCATTGCGGCCTCCGACATGAACTTCGTCAAAGAGCTCGCGCTCGCCGGTGCCGGGATCGCCGTGTTGCCCATCAACTCCGTGCGCCGCGAGCTCGAGGAGGGCACGCTCGTCTGGGTGCTCAAGTCGTACCGCCTCTTCGGCGCCGCCATCTACCTCATGCACCAAGGCGGCCGTTTCCTACCGCCCAAGGTGCGCGCCTTCCGCGACTTCGTGCTCGACGCCTTCGCCGCAAAAGGCCGCCGCGTCAACGGCCGCTAG
- a CDS encoding amidohydrolase family protein, protein MGQGSSLTPRRAMGAMSALCMVWMASCQSSTPPPAPAPIPKAEPTTSAAEKRETPGKYEPGEVTVFHLHKFMNRVGTERDTYTKMGGGEVEAKASFAFQDRGTTVPLTGSVLLAPDGAPRSYRAWGGVARGVWTDEAVVRDPGGFTITRLGEKPTVVQASAPFAMASGYAPILMQDLLLRGWGRAGRPAKVALVPEGTASIESRGKETFDLEGKKVTLEHVSVRDLVWGREDAWLDDAGKLAAVMTRDAEFDLFEAVREDVIGLLPAFLTRAGADGVAWLGEAAKGAVIPREGRIVALVGAQLVDGTGRPPVKDAVVVYDGEKILAAGPRASTKVPDGAVTVDVSGKTVLPGLWDMHAHYEQVEWSAAYLAAGVTTVRDMGNVLEFITGARDAIASGKGVGPQIIVDGLIDGEGPRSLGVLRIKSAEDIVPMLDRLQKAGCPEVKIYSSMPPALVKPIAVEAHRRGLRVVGHVPEGMDVVQALEAGYDGISHVSYAFSSLYKPGEMRNLSPAARLGRIADADVSGPALQKVIRTFAAKKAFLDDTAVLFELGNHTREVLAQREPGLAKLPRELAVMRIEGPSDELAPLRARYFEKYVAILRELHRAGVPIVAGTDQAVPGHSLHRELELYVQAGFTPMEAIQAATSVPAKVMHLDGQVGTIVPGKRADILVVAGDPLRDIHDIRKIATVIARGRTYDPAALWKLVGFAP, encoded by the coding sequence ATGGGCCAAGGTTCATCGCTTACTCCGCGCCGCGCCATGGGTGCGATGAGCGCGTTGTGCATGGTGTGGATGGCATCGTGCCAAAGCAGCACCCCTCCCCCGGCGCCAGCCCCCATTCCAAAGGCCGAGCCTACGACGTCGGCGGCCGAGAAACGAGAGACCCCTGGCAAGTACGAGCCGGGCGAGGTCACCGTCTTTCATCTGCACAAGTTCATGAATCGCGTCGGCACGGAACGCGACACGTACACGAAGATGGGCGGCGGCGAGGTCGAAGCGAAAGCCTCGTTTGCATTTCAGGACCGCGGAACGACCGTGCCGCTCACCGGCTCGGTGCTCCTCGCGCCGGACGGCGCGCCGCGAAGCTACCGCGCGTGGGGCGGGGTCGCGCGCGGGGTCTGGACCGACGAAGCTGTCGTCCGCGATCCAGGAGGCTTCACCATCACCCGACTCGGGGAGAAGCCCACGGTGGTTCAAGCCTCTGCGCCCTTTGCGATGGCGAGTGGCTATGCCCCCATTCTGATGCAGGACCTGCTCCTACGCGGCTGGGGACGCGCAGGACGGCCCGCCAAGGTGGCCCTCGTGCCCGAAGGCACGGCGTCGATCGAATCACGCGGCAAGGAGACATTCGACCTCGAGGGAAAGAAGGTCACCCTCGAGCACGTGAGCGTGCGCGATCTCGTCTGGGGTCGTGAGGATGCGTGGCTCGACGATGCGGGAAAGCTCGCTGCGGTCATGACACGCGACGCCGAGTTCGACCTGTTCGAGGCGGTGCGCGAGGACGTGATCGGGCTCTTGCCCGCCTTCCTGACCCGCGCCGGCGCGGACGGCGTCGCCTGGCTGGGAGAGGCCGCGAAGGGCGCGGTCATCCCGCGCGAGGGTCGCATCGTGGCGCTGGTGGGCGCTCAACTCGTGGACGGCACCGGGCGCCCGCCGGTGAAGGACGCCGTCGTGGTGTACGACGGCGAGAAAATCCTCGCCGCGGGACCGCGCGCCTCGACGAAGGTCCCCGACGGCGCCGTCACGGTCGACGTGAGCGGCAAGACCGTGCTTCCCGGCCTCTGGGACATGCATGCGCACTACGAGCAAGTCGAATGGAGCGCCGCGTACCTCGCCGCGGGCGTCACCACGGTGCGCGACATGGGCAATGTGCTCGAGTTCATCACCGGCGCGCGCGATGCCATTGCATCCGGCAAGGGTGTGGGCCCGCAGATCATCGTCGATGGACTGATCGATGGCGAGGGCCCGCGTTCGCTCGGCGTGCTCCGCATCAAGAGCGCGGAGGACATCGTTCCGATGCTCGATCGCCTGCAGAAGGCGGGCTGCCCCGAGGTGAAGATTTACTCGAGCATGCCCCCTGCGCTCGTGAAGCCCATCGCGGTGGAAGCGCACCGGCGCGGCCTGCGGGTCGTGGGCCACGTCCCCGAGGGGATGGACGTCGTGCAAGCGCTCGAGGCGGGCTACGACGGCATCAGCCACGTCAGCTATGCGTTCTCGTCGCTCTACAAGCCCGGCGAGATGCGCAACCTCTCCCCGGCGGCGCGACTAGGACGCATCGCCGACGCCGACGTTTCGGGCCCAGCACTTCAAAAAGTGATTCGCACGTTCGCGGCGAAGAAGGCCTTCCTCGACGACACGGCGGTCCTCTTCGAGCTGGGCAACCATACGCGCGAGGTCCTCGCCCAGCGGGAGCCGGGGCTCGCCAAGTTGCCGCGCGAGCTTGCCGTGATGCGCATCGAAGGCCCTTCCGACGAATTGGCCCCCCTGCGCGCCCGCTACTTCGAGAAGTACGTCGCCATTTTGCGCGAGCTTCATCGCGCGGGCGTGCCCATCGTGGCGGGCACCGATCAAGCCGTCCCAGGTCATTCGCTGCACCGCGAGCTCGAGCTCTACGTGCAGGCGGGCTTTACGCCCATGGAAGCCATTCAGGCGGCCACCAGTGTGCCGGCGAAGGTCATGCACCTCGATGGGCAAGTGGGGACCATCGTCCCCGGGAAACGCGCGGACATCCTGGTCGTCGCCGGCGATCCGCTCCGCGACATCCACGACATCCGCAAGATCGCCACGGTGATCGCGCGGGGCCGCACCTACGATCCCGCCGCGCTCTGGAAGCTCGTGGGCTTCGCGCCCTAG
- a CDS encoding DUF4190 domain-containing protein encodes MQSPPEAPIPPPPGAPAGGDGNGPPPYTGAAQYGPYPPFPQQQQASYPSYQRPMPPYGYYGAPIPNESKAVTSLVFGVLSISCLGILAGVPAVILGLLARRDIGRSGGALGGKGMANAGIVLGAFTSVITVGSIVFMVVVPLVMGGMSIYSSPSISSATPPPAYSAPAYGSAPPGAGSESENSTTVTRGALRVIEPHRGSGSLERQLMDAFSQAKEKGRVVLVETAAHASAASHEFDSSLSDRRMQRALSTVDIVRVDVDEFESELSTMRMYTEAVPYFYKIDAAARPTDAISADEWDANVPQNMAPVLESFVAGTLRKRRSPSPLGTTL; translated from the coding sequence ATGCAGTCCCCGCCCGAAGCGCCGATTCCTCCGCCGCCAGGGGCCCCTGCCGGCGGGGATGGGAACGGGCCGCCTCCTTACACGGGAGCCGCGCAGTACGGTCCTTATCCGCCCTTTCCGCAGCAGCAACAGGCCTCGTATCCGTCGTATCAGAGGCCGATGCCGCCGTACGGCTACTACGGTGCCCCTATCCCGAACGAGAGCAAGGCGGTCACCTCGCTCGTGTTCGGTGTGCTCAGCATCTCGTGCCTCGGCATTTTGGCGGGCGTCCCGGCGGTCATCCTGGGCCTGCTCGCGCGGCGCGACATCGGGCGCTCGGGCGGCGCGCTCGGCGGCAAAGGCATGGCCAACGCGGGCATCGTGCTCGGCGCGTTCACGTCGGTCATCACGGTGGGCTCCATCGTGTTCATGGTGGTCGTTCCGCTCGTGATGGGGGGCATGTCCATCTATTCGTCCCCGTCGATCAGCTCGGCCACGCCGCCACCGGCCTACAGTGCACCCGCGTATGGGTCGGCCCCGCCGGGCGCCGGCAGCGAGAGCGAGAATTCCACCACGGTCACGCGCGGAGCGTTGCGCGTCATCGAGCCGCACCGCGGCAGCGGCTCGCTCGAGCGGCAACTGATGGACGCGTTCTCGCAGGCCAAAGAGAAAGGCCGCGTCGTGCTCGTCGAAACGGCGGCGCACGCGTCGGCCGCGTCGCACGAGTTCGACTCCTCCCTGAGCGATCGGCGCATGCAGCGGGCCCTCTCCACGGTCGACATCGTCCGGGTCGACGTGGACGAGTTCGAGTCCGAGCTCTCCACCATGCGCATGTACACGGAGGCCGTCCCGTACTTCTACAAGATCGACGCCGCGGCGCGCCCCACGGACGCCATCAGCGCCGACGAGTGGGATGCGAACGTCCCGCAGAACATGGCCCCCGTGCTCGAGTCCTTCGTCGCCGGCACCCTCCGCAAGCGGCGCAGCCCCTCCCCGCTCGGCACGACTTTGTAG
- a CDS encoding amidohydrolase family protein, producing the protein MIIDAHHHVWDLRVRDQEWITPALGKIRRTFSLDDLAPLASRAGVTATVLVQTIPVAEETPEFLALAASSDLVAAVTGWVDLTAPSVRDDLHRLLEGPGGDALRGIRHPVQGEPDPEWLCRKDVRRGIAAVADAGLVYELLILPHQLPAAERTVSEMPEARFILDHGAKPPAASGQLEPWATHLRRLASHPNVTCKLSGLVTEADWGAWTVDSLRPYVDTLLEAFGPSRLMFGSDWPVCLLAAEYAEVVAAAQKWTEELSANERDAVFAGTARKIYRLD; encoded by the coding sequence ATGATCATCGACGCACATCATCACGTGTGGGATCTGCGCGTTCGCGACCAAGAGTGGATCACGCCGGCGCTCGGAAAAATCCGCCGCACGTTCAGCCTCGACGATTTGGCGCCGCTGGCAAGCCGCGCGGGGGTCACGGCCACCGTGCTCGTGCAAACGATCCCCGTGGCCGAGGAGACGCCGGAGTTTCTCGCGCTGGCCGCATCGAGCGATCTCGTGGCCGCCGTGACCGGGTGGGTCGATCTGACGGCGCCCTCTGTGCGCGACGATCTGCACCGTTTGCTCGAGGGCCCCGGCGGCGATGCGCTCCGCGGCATCCGACACCCGGTGCAGGGTGAACCCGATCCCGAGTGGCTCTGCCGCAAGGATGTGCGCCGGGGGATCGCGGCGGTGGCCGACGCCGGGCTGGTCTACGAGCTTTTGATCCTGCCGCACCAGTTGCCCGCCGCCGAGCGTACGGTCTCGGAGATGCCGGAGGCGCGATTCATCCTGGACCATGGGGCGAAGCCGCCCGCGGCCTCCGGGCAGCTCGAGCCCTGGGCCACGCACCTGCGAAGGCTCGCATCCCACCCCAACGTCACCTGCAAGCTTTCCGGCCTGGTGACGGAGGCCGATTGGGGCGCCTGGACCGTGGATTCGCTGCGCCCGTACGTGGATACGCTCCTCGAGGCGTTCGGGCCTTCGCGCTTGATGTTCGGCTCGGACTGGCCGGTCTGTCTCCTCGCGGCCGAGTACGCCGAGGTCGTCGCGGCCGCGCAAAAATGGACCGAAGAACTCTCAGCGAACGAGCGCGATGCCGTGTTCGCCGGCACCGCGCGAAAAATCTATCGACTGGACTGA
- a CDS encoding aldo/keto reductase has translation MKTARLGRTTVDVTALGFGSASIANLYFEVSPGDAREALEAAWAHGVRYFDTAPHYGLGLSERRLGAFLAGKPRDQFTVSTKVGRRLVPNPEGTGTDLAEASFAVPATSNRVWDFSRDGVRRSLESSLERLGLSRVDVVLLHDPDDHWEQAVREGYPALAELRAQGVIGAIGVGMNQWQMPARFVRETDVDVVMVAGRYTLLEQPALDELLPLCSERHVSVVVAAVFNSGILAEPTVQDNARYNYGNAPAELLNRARRMADVCQRHGATLPQAAIQFPLGHPAVASVVVGAHYAPQIVADAEMLRAPVPAAVWNELKERGLLRQDAPVPQ, from the coding sequence GTGAAGACCGCGCGGCTTGGACGAACCACGGTCGACGTGACGGCGCTGGGCTTCGGCTCGGCGTCCATCGCCAACTTGTACTTCGAGGTCTCGCCCGGCGATGCCCGCGAGGCACTCGAGGCGGCGTGGGCGCATGGCGTGCGCTATTTCGATACGGCGCCGCATTACGGGTTGGGCTTGTCCGAGCGGCGGCTCGGCGCTTTTCTCGCGGGCAAGCCGCGCGACCAGTTCACGGTGTCCACCAAGGTGGGGCGGCGGCTCGTTCCGAATCCCGAGGGGACGGGAACCGATCTCGCGGAGGCGAGCTTCGCGGTGCCGGCAACCTCGAATCGGGTGTGGGATTTCAGCCGCGACGGCGTGCGGCGTTCGCTCGAGTCGTCGCTGGAGCGACTCGGGCTGTCGCGCGTCGACGTGGTGCTGCTGCACGATCCCGATGACCACTGGGAGCAGGCGGTGCGCGAGGGCTACCCTGCCCTCGCCGAGCTTCGCGCCCAGGGCGTGATCGGCGCCATCGGCGTGGGCATGAACCAATGGCAGATGCCCGCGCGCTTCGTGCGCGAGACGGACGTCGACGTCGTCATGGTCGCGGGGCGTTACACGTTGCTCGAGCAGCCTGCCCTCGACGAACTGCTGCCGCTCTGCAGCGAGCGCCATGTGTCGGTGGTGGTGGCCGCGGTGTTCAACTCGGGCATCCTCGCCGAGCCCACGGTGCAGGACAACGCACGCTACAACTATGGGAATGCGCCAGCGGAGCTCTTGAACCGTGCACGCCGCATGGCCGACGTGTGCCAGCGGCATGGAGCGACCTTGCCGCAGGCCGCGATTCAGTTCCCGCTCGGGCACCCCGCCGTGGCGTCCGTCGTGGTGGGCGCGCACTACGCGCCGCAGATCGTCGCCGATGCGGAGATGCTCCGCGCGCCCGTGCCGGCCGCCGTGTGGAACGAATTGAAAGAGCGCGGCCTCCTGCGCCAAGATGCACCGGTGCCCCAATGA
- a CDS encoding SDR family oxidoreductase, translated as MSAEFDGLVAVVTGGASGIGLATAQWIAARGGKVACLDLQPEGVSEPLFGVRCDVTDDASVQAAIEATVKRFGQLDIVVNNAGIGAIGDVAANDDAQWHKVYDVNVVGMVRVSRAALPHLRKSKAAAIVNTCSIAAWAGLPQRALYSATKGAVYALTLAMAADHVREGIRVNAVAPGTADTPWIGRLLDQAADPAAERAALNARQPTGRLVSADEVAGAIAYLASPASGATVGTILAVDGGMYGLRLRPPQK; from the coding sequence ATGAGCGCAGAGTTTGACGGCTTGGTGGCCGTCGTCACGGGCGGAGCATCGGGCATCGGTCTCGCGACCGCGCAGTGGATCGCCGCGCGCGGCGGCAAAGTCGCGTGCCTCGACCTTCAGCCCGAGGGGGTGAGCGAGCCGCTCTTCGGTGTTCGCTGCGACGTGACGGACGACGCCTCGGTGCAAGCGGCCATCGAGGCCACGGTGAAGCGCTTCGGGCAGCTCGACATCGTGGTCAACAACGCGGGCATCGGCGCCATCGGCGACGTGGCCGCCAACGACGATGCGCAGTGGCACAAGGTGTACGACGTGAACGTCGTCGGCATGGTGCGGGTGTCCCGCGCGGCGCTGCCGCACCTGCGCAAGTCCAAGGCCGCGGCCATCGTGAACACCTGTTCCATCGCGGCATGGGCCGGCCTGCCGCAGCGGGCGCTGTACTCGGCGACCAAGGGCGCGGTGTACGCGCTCACCTTGGCCATGGCGGCGGACCACGTGCGCGAGGGCATCCGCGTGAACGCGGTGGCTCCGGGCACGGCGGATACCCCGTGGATCGGGCGGCTGCTCGATCAAGCCGCCGATCCGGCGGCGGAACGTGCCGCGCTCAACGCGCGGCAGCCTACGGGTCGGCTCGTTTCGGCCGACGAAGTGGCGGGCGCCATCGCCTACCTGGCGAGCCCCGCCTCGGGCGCCACCGTGGGGACGATCCTCGCCGTGGACGGCGGCATGTACGGCCTGCGGCTGCGGCCCCCGCAGAAGTAA
- a CDS encoding fuconate dehydratase, whose product MMSRIIGLDVFDVRFPTSRELDGSDAMNPDPDYSAAYVVLRTSDGINGYGLAFTIGRGNDVQVAAIRALGGHVVGREVPESAADLADFSRTLIGDSQLRWLGPEKGVMHMAIGAVVNAAWDLASRRAKKPLWQFLASMSPEEIVSLIDFRYLTDALTPEEALAILRPGAEGRTERTARLLAEGYPAYTTSAGWLGYSDEKLVARAKQASVDGFGMIKLKVGSDLQDDVRRMKLAREVTGPDMRIAVDANQRWDVGAAVQWMKALAPYKPYWIEEPTSPDDVLGHNAVAKAVAPIKVATGEHVQNRVVFKQLLQLGAIDVLQMDAARVGGVNENVAILLLAAKFGVPVCPHAGGVGLCELVRHLSMFDYVAVSRTTENRVIEWVDHLHEHFVDPALMKNGRYVAPTAPGFSAQMFEGTVERYRFPDGPEWKEATR is encoded by the coding sequence ATGATGTCCCGCATCATTGGACTCGACGTCTTCGACGTTCGCTTTCCCACGTCGCGCGAGCTGGACGGCTCCGACGCGATGAATCCGGACCCCGATTATTCGGCGGCCTATGTGGTTTTGCGCACCAGCGACGGCATCAATGGGTACGGGCTGGCATTCACCATCGGGCGCGGCAATGACGTGCAGGTGGCCGCCATCCGCGCCCTCGGCGGGCACGTCGTCGGTCGCGAGGTGCCGGAGTCGGCGGCCGACCTGGCGGATTTCTCGCGCACGCTGATTGGCGATTCGCAGCTTCGATGGCTGGGCCCCGAAAAGGGCGTCATGCACATGGCCATCGGCGCCGTGGTCAACGCGGCGTGGGATCTCGCGTCGCGGCGGGCCAAGAAGCCGTTGTGGCAATTCCTTGCATCGATGAGCCCGGAGGAAATCGTCAGCCTGATCGATTTCCGCTACCTCACCGACGCGCTCACGCCGGAGGAAGCGCTGGCCATCCTGCGGCCGGGTGCGGAAGGACGCACGGAGCGGACGGCGCGGCTCTTGGCCGAAGGCTACCCCGCGTACACCACGTCGGCGGGCTGGCTCGGTTACAGCGACGAGAAACTGGTCGCGCGGGCCAAGCAGGCGAGCGTCGATGGGTTCGGGATGATCAAGCTCAAGGTGGGCAGCGATCTCCAGGACGACGTGCGCCGCATGAAGCTGGCCCGCGAGGTGACCGGCCCCGACATGCGCATTGCCGTGGATGCGAACCAGCGCTGGGACGTGGGCGCAGCCGTGCAATGGATGAAGGCTCTCGCGCCGTACAAGCCCTATTGGATCGAGGAGCCGACGTCGCCGGACGACGTGCTCGGGCACAACGCCGTGGCCAAGGCGGTCGCTCCGATCAAGGTCGCCACGGGCGAACACGTGCAAAATCGCGTGGTGTTCAAACAGCTCCTCCAGCTCGGCGCCATCGACGTGCTGCAGATGGATGCGGCGCGCGTGGGCGGCGTGAACGAAAACGTGGCCATTTTGCTCCTGGCGGCGAAGTTCGGCGTGCCGGTGTGCCCGCATGCGGGCGGCGTGGGCTTGTGCGAGCTGGTGCGGCATCTTTCGATGTTCGATTACGTGGCGGTTTCGCGAACGACGGAAAACCGCGTGATCGAGTGGGTCGATCACCTGCACGAGCACTTCGTCGATCCCGCGTTGATGAAGAATGGGCGCTACGTCGCGCCGACGGCGCCGGGGTTCTCGGCGCAAATGTTCGAGGGCACCGTGGAGCGGTATCGTTTCCCGGATGGTCCGGAGTGGAAGGAGGCGACACGATGA
- a CDS encoding fumarylacetoacetate hydrolase family protein: protein MPLQFMRLGPPDHERPAVRHEKVLYDLLPLTQDIDGAFLESGGIDRVRAALQRGELSQLDDPGDGSGMRVGAPIARPSKVLCVGLNYRQHAEETNAPIPTEPVLFMKDPGTVVGAYDPVLVPRRSRKTDWEVELAVVIGKTARYLANHEEAISCVAGYAISNDVSEREFQLERGGQWDKGKSCETFNPLGPWLVPASDVSNVQELELRLWVNGTLRQNSSTSDMIFPVAEIVRYLSQFLVLRPGDVINTGTPQGVALGQPEPKPYLREGDVVELEIRELGKQRQELRQA, encoded by the coding sequence GTGCCGCTACAGTTCATGCGCCTTGGGCCGCCGGATCACGAACGTCCGGCCGTACGCCACGAGAAGGTCCTCTACGACCTATTGCCGCTCACGCAGGATATCGATGGAGCCTTCCTCGAGTCGGGCGGTATCGACCGCGTGCGTGCGGCGCTCCAGCGCGGCGAGCTCTCACAACTCGACGATCCGGGCGATGGAAGCGGGATGCGGGTGGGTGCGCCGATCGCACGCCCGAGCAAAGTGCTTTGCGTTGGCCTCAATTATCGGCAGCACGCCGAGGAGACGAATGCGCCCATTCCCACGGAACCGGTCCTCTTCATGAAGGATCCCGGCACTGTGGTGGGCGCCTACGATCCGGTGCTCGTTCCCCGACGCTCACGAAAGACGGATTGGGAGGTCGAGCTTGCCGTGGTCATCGGCAAAACGGCGCGGTACCTGGCCAATCACGAAGAAGCGATTTCATGCGTGGCTGGATATGCCATCTCCAACGACGTCTCCGAGCGCGAGTTCCAATTGGAGCGCGGCGGCCAGTGGGACAAGGGCAAGTCCTGCGAGACGTTCAATCCGCTGGGACCGTGGCTCGTCCCGGCGAGCGACGTCAGCAACGTGCAAGAGCTCGAATTGCGGCTATGGGTGAATGGCACCCTTCGTCAGAATTCGTCGACGTCGGACATGATCTTTCCGGTCGCCGAAATCGTGCGCTATCTGAGCCAATTCCTGGTGCTGCGGCCGGGCGACGTCATCAACACGGGTACGCCGCAAGGCGTCGCGTTGGGGCAGCCGGAGCCAAAACCGTATTTGCGTGAGGGGGACGTGGTGGAGCTCGAGATTCGCGAGCTCGGAAAACAACGCCAAGAACTCAGGCAAGCATGA